A genomic window from Coccinella septempunctata chromosome 9, icCocSept1.1, whole genome shotgun sequence includes:
- the LOC123320844 gene encoding TBC1 domain family member 1 isoform X2: MIGVPVGFSPYSSHSDASLMNRKKVAELYKQMNEQTNIHTTRSLSSTNLTSLCTDISPSLSNFFEVLYVGNRRIEDKNVPETFIDDSIEKFRDHDREKKQKRLLANIGRLKSEDLLMRRGSADSAASETSSSDSIVFQPLQRSISSASNLGGRTPEIQSADEYYDSESKSGIEDISHKGEQKDDDDQNRTMLLQVDKTDLRLISPDRKKILMHKSHKESVCCLQGLINKDHFCFICKETKKTHGYIGYFFRCKSDAITSDTVAAINQAFTTAESRPKTTIISCDHCPMVWFHKLCTEIENLSDKKTQAAILRKIEQFDEEEQKIIMMKFGGAETNSIVEQNEFLMMLLRTHCEMKQARHVHDSAENRSEFLNQYLGGSAIFTKAKRSISNSFEMLKKRASRDDFSATLREMKLPLNRESSPYSPSKTSAQDLSDRDSEGMRSRSSTIGSQQDSEFHLSTNKNSPEKQTDKSVKSPMMDIFFKVGSPKSNKDEPSPKNLDGSWRQAIFKKVVSPNKKEDELHVKKTREELRELWKKAIHQAILLVRMEKENATLRAKQEESAVKRIKLEYDEMKPNEREVSQVWDLMINKDSGKKVDKAILYNSIRQGIPRGKRGEAWQFLAYQFCMTNPPIDTSLIPHYDTPYETLLKELTLHQHAILIDLGRTFPNHSYFSSPLGPGQLALFNLLKAYSLLDPEVGYCQGLSFVVGVLLLHMEEAQAFFLLRHLMFRRDLRKQYLPDMTGLQIRLFQLSRLIHDKLPELYEHFNNYDISPTLYAAPWILTIFASQFPLGFVTRVFDLLFMEGLDVVFNVALALLTLHKDNLLKCSSFEEIMDYLKITLTQVDKPMLEKIMKMVYITDITKQLFEYKVEYHVLQEEMMAVQPQVDQVHKLDLENKRLREQNKKLQAQLDQVMANYQGLETMRKVQQSELNKQDVEKRGLEVTITTLGHFINDLIEEKKLTEIPGDVRRIVSEIIFLEKKKHGNLPQRSRNAPPNKPLIKSQSTGRIQLSTNNHLEELRFNSLNLQTRDDLQRNVQRTSNFFSNQHNNILKQKLFHTVSPNLSNIDLTIQETDNEENERNNNLNDVNTILISNAPNSPNNNTPSLIIPTEVLEETTSDTTKKLDNHPLSNCDVAFTFSGTRELKHIKNNKSLSRNSSPNLINSQ; this comes from the exons ATGATTGGTGTTCCTGTTGGATTCAGCCCTTACAGCTCCCATAGCGATGCTTCTCTGATGAATAGGAAGAAG GTAGCGGAACTCTACAAACAAATGAACGAACAAACAAACATCCACACAACAAGGTCGCTGAGCAGCACCAACCTCACCTCCTTGTGTACAGACATTTCTCCGAGCTTAAGCAATTTTTTCGAA GTACTCTATGTCGGAAATAGGCGGATAGAAGATAAGAACGTTCCCGAAACGTTCATTGATGattctattgaaaaatttaggGACCATGACAGGGAGAAAAAGCAGAAGAGGTTGTTGGCCAATATTGGCCGACTGAAGAGCGAGGATCTTTTGATGAGAAGAGGATCTGCT GATTCAGCAGCTAGCGAAACCAGCTCATCAGATAGCATAGTTTTTCAGCCTCTTCAACGTTCTATATCATCGGCTTCAAATTTAGGGGGTAGAACTCCTGAGATTCAATCGGCGGATGAATATTACGATTCAGAGAGCAAATCAGGAATAGAGGATATAAGTCATAAGGGAGAACAGAAAGACGACGATGATCAGAATCGAACCATGCTATTGCAGGTGGATAAAACAGATCTGAGATTGATAAGTCCGGACAGGAAGAAAATTCTCATGCACAAAAGCCACAAGGAGAGTGTTTGCTGTCTTCAG GGTTTAATAAACAAGGATCATTTTTGTTTCATCTGTAAGGAAACTAAGAAGACTCATGGATACATAGGATATTTTTTTAGATGTAAATCGGATGCGATTACAAGCGACACAGTAGCAG CCATAAACCAGGCATTCACAACTGCTGAATCTAGACCCAAAACAACCATAATCTCCTGCGATCACTGCCCAATGGTTTGGTTCCACAAACTCTGTACAGAAATAGAAAACTTATCCGATAAGAAAACGCAAGCTGCCATTCTTCGAAA GATAGAACAGTTCGATGAAGAGGAACAAAAGATTATAATGATGAAATTCGGCGGAGCTGAAACAAATTCCATAGTTGAACAGAACGAGTTCTTGATGATGCTGTTGAGGACTCACTGCGAAATGAAGCAAGCAAGACATGTCCACGACTCTGCAGAAAATAG GTCAGAGTTCTTGAACCAGTATCTAGGTGGAAGTGCCATATTCACCAAGGCTAAGAGGTCTATTAGCAATTCCTTCGAAATGCTCAAGAAAAGAGCAAGTAGAGACGATTTCAGTGCTACGTTGAGAGAGATGAAACTTCCTCtaaacagg GAATCCTCCCCTTATTCCCCGTCGAAAACCTCTGCTCAAGATCTATCAGATAGAGACTCAGAGGGAATGAGGTCAAGGTCTTCAACTATCGGGTCTCAGCAAGACAGTGAGTTCCACTTATCAACAAACAAGAATTCTCCTGAGAAGCAGACTGACAAATCGGTCAAATCTCCAATGATGGACAT CTTCTTCAAGGTCGGTTCTCCTAAATCGAACAAAGACGAACCATCCCCGAAAAACTTGGACGGTTCTTGGCGTCAAGCGATATTCAAGAAGGTCGTGAGCCCGAACAAAAAAGAAGACGAATTGCATGTGAAGAAAACAAGGGAAGAATTGAGGGAGCTTTGGAAGAAGGCTATTCATCAGGCGATCTTACTGGTGCGCATGGAGAAGGAGAATGCAACACTCAGAG CAAAACAAGAAGAGTCTGCTGTGAAAAGAATAAAACTAGAGTACGACGAGATGAAACCAAACGAAAGGGAAGTGTCACAAGTTTGGGATTTGATGATAAATAAGGATAGCGGAAAGAAGGTAGACAAGGCCATTCTTTACAACTCCATACGACAAG GTATACCAAGAGGAAAACGTGGTGAAGCTTGGCAATTCCTCGCCTATCAGTTCTGCATGACAAACCCTCCAATAGATACTTCTCTAATTCCCCACTACGATACACCATACGAAACACTGCTGAAAGAATTGACGTTACATCAACACGCCATCTTGATCGATCTTG GTAGAACTTTTCCAAATCATTCTTACTTCAGCAGTCCATTGGGACCTGGACAGTTAGCTTTGTTCAATTTGCTTAAGGCTTATTCTCTTTTGGACCCAGAAGTAGGATACTGTCAAGGTCTAAGCTTCGTTGTAGGTGTTCTTCTTTTACAT ATGGAAGAGGCCCAAGCCTTCTTTCTGCTCAGACATCTGATGTTTAGGAGGGATTTGAGGAAACAATACCTCCCAGACATGACAGGACTTCAAATCAGACTCTTCCAACTCTCCAGACTGATCCACGACAAATTACCAGAGTTGTATGAACATTTCAATAACTATGATATATCGCCAACCTTATATGCAGCTCCCTGGATCCTAACTATATTTGCTTCGCAGTTTCCCTTAGGATTTGTCACGAGAGTTTTTG ATCTCTTATTCATGGAGGGGCTAGATGTTGTCTTCAATGTGGCTCTGGCTCTACTAACACTCCACAAAGATAACTTGCTGAAATGCTCAAGTTTCGAAGAAATCATGGATTATTTGAAAATAACACTCACCCAAGTTGACAAGCCGATGCTGGAGAAAATTATGAAGATG GTGTACATAACCGACATCACGAAGCAACTCTTCGAATACAAGGTCGAATACCACGTGCTCCAAGAGGAAATGATGGCAGTACAACCTCAAGTGGATCAAGTGCATAAATTAGATCTGGAGAACAAACGACTGAGAGAGCAGAACAAAAAACTTCAAGCCCAGTTGGACCAAGTGATGGCCAACTACCAAGGACTTGAGACGATGAGAAAAGTTCAACAGTCTGAGCTCAATAagcaggatgttgaaaaaagaGGTCTAGAAGTAACCATCACCACTCTGGGACACTTCATCAACGACCTGATCGAAGAGAAGAAACTAACAGAGATCCCTGGAGACGTGAGGAGAATAGTTTCCGAAATAATCTTCTTAGAGAAGAAGAAGCATGGAAATCTACCACAGAGGTCTCGCAACGCACCGCCAAACAAGCCATTGATAAAGTCCCAAAGTACTGGAAGAATACAACTGAGCACCAACAACCATCTCGAAGAATTACGTTTCAACAGTTTGAACCTTCAAACAAGGGACGATTTACAGAGAAACGTACAAAGGACTTCCAATTTCTTCTCGAACCAACACAACAACATACTGAAACAAAAACTGTTCCACACCGTTTCGCCGAATTTGAGCAACATCGACTTGACCATACAAGAAACGGACAATGAAGAGAACGAAAGGAATAACAACTTGAACGATGTAAACACCATATTGATATCGAATGCACCGAATAGTCCAAACAATAACACCCCATCTCTTATAATACCTACGGAAGTTCTGGAGGAGACAACTTCAGACACAACCAAAAAACTGGATAACCACCCTTTGAGCAACTGTGATGTAGCCTTCACATTCAGCGGTACTAGGGAATTGAAACacatcaaaaataacaaatctcTCTCGAGGAATTCCAGCCCTAACTTGATCAATTCACAATGA
- the LOC123320844 gene encoding TBC1 domain family member 1 isoform X1 — protein MKLIPVVYFGFTGMDCRFSSPMLPWIVSEIRKRDFCEKLSLGVEYGTLQAYNQDFELQFSHKISQMIRFSQADVDAATFLYILKDDNEKLLYCYMYQAQSPKDVAELYKQMNEQTNIHTTRSLSSTNLTSLCTDISPSLSNFFEVLYVGNRRIEDKNVPETFIDDSIEKFRDHDREKKQKRLLANIGRLKSEDLLMRRGSADSAASETSSSDSIVFQPLQRSISSASNLGGRTPEIQSADEYYDSESKSGIEDISHKGEQKDDDDQNRTMLLQVDKTDLRLISPDRKKILMHKSHKESVCCLQGLINKDHFCFICKETKKTHGYIGYFFRCKSDAITSDTVAAINQAFTTAESRPKTTIISCDHCPMVWFHKLCTEIENLSDKKTQAAILRKIEQFDEEEQKIIMMKFGGAETNSIVEQNEFLMMLLRTHCEMKQARHVHDSAENRSEFLNQYLGGSAIFTKAKRSISNSFEMLKKRASRDDFSATLREMKLPLNRESSPYSPSKTSAQDLSDRDSEGMRSRSSTIGSQQDSEFHLSTNKNSPEKQTDKSVKSPMMDIFFKVGSPKSNKDEPSPKNLDGSWRQAIFKKVVSPNKKEDELHVKKTREELRELWKKAIHQAILLVRMEKENATLRAKQEESAVKRIKLEYDEMKPNEREVSQVWDLMINKDSGKKVDKAILYNSIRQGIPRGKRGEAWQFLAYQFCMTNPPIDTSLIPHYDTPYETLLKELTLHQHAILIDLGRTFPNHSYFSSPLGPGQLALFNLLKAYSLLDPEVGYCQGLSFVVGVLLLHMEEAQAFFLLRHLMFRRDLRKQYLPDMTGLQIRLFQLSRLIHDKLPELYEHFNNYDISPTLYAAPWILTIFASQFPLGFVTRVFDLLFMEGLDVVFNVALALLTLHKDNLLKCSSFEEIMDYLKITLTQVDKPMLEKIMKMVYITDITKQLFEYKVEYHVLQEEMMAVQPQVDQVHKLDLENKRLREQNKKLQAQLDQVMANYQGLETMRKVQQSELNKQDVEKRGLEVTITTLGHFINDLIEEKKLTEIPGDVRRIVSEIIFLEKKKHGNLPQRSRNAPPNKPLIKSQSTGRIQLSTNNHLEELRFNSLNLQTRDDLQRNVQRTSNFFSNQHNNILKQKLFHTVSPNLSNIDLTIQETDNEENERNNNLNDVNTILISNAPNSPNNNTPSLIIPTEVLEETTSDTTKKLDNHPLSNCDVAFTFSGTRELKHIKNNKSLSRNSSPNLINSQ, from the exons GTAGCGGAACTCTACAAACAAATGAACGAACAAACAAACATCCACACAACAAGGTCGCTGAGCAGCACCAACCTCACCTCCTTGTGTACAGACATTTCTCCGAGCTTAAGCAATTTTTTCGAA GTACTCTATGTCGGAAATAGGCGGATAGAAGATAAGAACGTTCCCGAAACGTTCATTGATGattctattgaaaaatttaggGACCATGACAGGGAGAAAAAGCAGAAGAGGTTGTTGGCCAATATTGGCCGACTGAAGAGCGAGGATCTTTTGATGAGAAGAGGATCTGCT GATTCAGCAGCTAGCGAAACCAGCTCATCAGATAGCATAGTTTTTCAGCCTCTTCAACGTTCTATATCATCGGCTTCAAATTTAGGGGGTAGAACTCCTGAGATTCAATCGGCGGATGAATATTACGATTCAGAGAGCAAATCAGGAATAGAGGATATAAGTCATAAGGGAGAACAGAAAGACGACGATGATCAGAATCGAACCATGCTATTGCAGGTGGATAAAACAGATCTGAGATTGATAAGTCCGGACAGGAAGAAAATTCTCATGCACAAAAGCCACAAGGAGAGTGTTTGCTGTCTTCAG GGTTTAATAAACAAGGATCATTTTTGTTTCATCTGTAAGGAAACTAAGAAGACTCATGGATACATAGGATATTTTTTTAGATGTAAATCGGATGCGATTACAAGCGACACAGTAGCAG CCATAAACCAGGCATTCACAACTGCTGAATCTAGACCCAAAACAACCATAATCTCCTGCGATCACTGCCCAATGGTTTGGTTCCACAAACTCTGTACAGAAATAGAAAACTTATCCGATAAGAAAACGCAAGCTGCCATTCTTCGAAA GATAGAACAGTTCGATGAAGAGGAACAAAAGATTATAATGATGAAATTCGGCGGAGCTGAAACAAATTCCATAGTTGAACAGAACGAGTTCTTGATGATGCTGTTGAGGACTCACTGCGAAATGAAGCAAGCAAGACATGTCCACGACTCTGCAGAAAATAG GTCAGAGTTCTTGAACCAGTATCTAGGTGGAAGTGCCATATTCACCAAGGCTAAGAGGTCTATTAGCAATTCCTTCGAAATGCTCAAGAAAAGAGCAAGTAGAGACGATTTCAGTGCTACGTTGAGAGAGATGAAACTTCCTCtaaacagg GAATCCTCCCCTTATTCCCCGTCGAAAACCTCTGCTCAAGATCTATCAGATAGAGACTCAGAGGGAATGAGGTCAAGGTCTTCAACTATCGGGTCTCAGCAAGACAGTGAGTTCCACTTATCAACAAACAAGAATTCTCCTGAGAAGCAGACTGACAAATCGGTCAAATCTCCAATGATGGACAT CTTCTTCAAGGTCGGTTCTCCTAAATCGAACAAAGACGAACCATCCCCGAAAAACTTGGACGGTTCTTGGCGTCAAGCGATATTCAAGAAGGTCGTGAGCCCGAACAAAAAAGAAGACGAATTGCATGTGAAGAAAACAAGGGAAGAATTGAGGGAGCTTTGGAAGAAGGCTATTCATCAGGCGATCTTACTGGTGCGCATGGAGAAGGAGAATGCAACACTCAGAG CAAAACAAGAAGAGTCTGCTGTGAAAAGAATAAAACTAGAGTACGACGAGATGAAACCAAACGAAAGGGAAGTGTCACAAGTTTGGGATTTGATGATAAATAAGGATAGCGGAAAGAAGGTAGACAAGGCCATTCTTTACAACTCCATACGACAAG GTATACCAAGAGGAAAACGTGGTGAAGCTTGGCAATTCCTCGCCTATCAGTTCTGCATGACAAACCCTCCAATAGATACTTCTCTAATTCCCCACTACGATACACCATACGAAACACTGCTGAAAGAATTGACGTTACATCAACACGCCATCTTGATCGATCTTG GTAGAACTTTTCCAAATCATTCTTACTTCAGCAGTCCATTGGGACCTGGACAGTTAGCTTTGTTCAATTTGCTTAAGGCTTATTCTCTTTTGGACCCAGAAGTAGGATACTGTCAAGGTCTAAGCTTCGTTGTAGGTGTTCTTCTTTTACAT ATGGAAGAGGCCCAAGCCTTCTTTCTGCTCAGACATCTGATGTTTAGGAGGGATTTGAGGAAACAATACCTCCCAGACATGACAGGACTTCAAATCAGACTCTTCCAACTCTCCAGACTGATCCACGACAAATTACCAGAGTTGTATGAACATTTCAATAACTATGATATATCGCCAACCTTATATGCAGCTCCCTGGATCCTAACTATATTTGCTTCGCAGTTTCCCTTAGGATTTGTCACGAGAGTTTTTG ATCTCTTATTCATGGAGGGGCTAGATGTTGTCTTCAATGTGGCTCTGGCTCTACTAACACTCCACAAAGATAACTTGCTGAAATGCTCAAGTTTCGAAGAAATCATGGATTATTTGAAAATAACACTCACCCAAGTTGACAAGCCGATGCTGGAGAAAATTATGAAGATG GTGTACATAACCGACATCACGAAGCAACTCTTCGAATACAAGGTCGAATACCACGTGCTCCAAGAGGAAATGATGGCAGTACAACCTCAAGTGGATCAAGTGCATAAATTAGATCTGGAGAACAAACGACTGAGAGAGCAGAACAAAAAACTTCAAGCCCAGTTGGACCAAGTGATGGCCAACTACCAAGGACTTGAGACGATGAGAAAAGTTCAACAGTCTGAGCTCAATAagcaggatgttgaaaaaagaGGTCTAGAAGTAACCATCACCACTCTGGGACACTTCATCAACGACCTGATCGAAGAGAAGAAACTAACAGAGATCCCTGGAGACGTGAGGAGAATAGTTTCCGAAATAATCTTCTTAGAGAAGAAGAAGCATGGAAATCTACCACAGAGGTCTCGCAACGCACCGCCAAACAAGCCATTGATAAAGTCCCAAAGTACTGGAAGAATACAACTGAGCACCAACAACCATCTCGAAGAATTACGTTTCAACAGTTTGAACCTTCAAACAAGGGACGATTTACAGAGAAACGTACAAAGGACTTCCAATTTCTTCTCGAACCAACACAACAACATACTGAAACAAAAACTGTTCCACACCGTTTCGCCGAATTTGAGCAACATCGACTTGACCATACAAGAAACGGACAATGAAGAGAACGAAAGGAATAACAACTTGAACGATGTAAACACCATATTGATATCGAATGCACCGAATAGTCCAAACAATAACACCCCATCTCTTATAATACCTACGGAAGTTCTGGAGGAGACAACTTCAGACACAACCAAAAAACTGGATAACCACCCTTTGAGCAACTGTGATGTAGCCTTCACATTCAGCGGTACTAGGGAATTGAAACacatcaaaaataacaaatctcTCTCGAGGAATTCCAGCCCTAACTTGATCAATTCACAATGA